DNA sequence from the Podospora pseudocomata strain CBS 415.72m chromosome 2 map unlocalized CBS415.72m_2.2, whole genome shotgun sequence genome:
GTGTCGAAGACATGCGGGGATCGCGGACCAGACCCGGACCAGAtggccatgttggcaaccTGTAGGGATCAGACGCACCTGGCAGCTGGAGGGTTGAGTGCacagacggtggtggtgataggTTCGAgcttgtggttgatggcatGACGTCAGAAACGCTAGACTAGTTGAATTTGACGATATGTTAAGATCTGATAAACTACACAAAATCTCGGGTAAGACAGAACAAGATGTCTCTGTTCAACGACAGCAAAAACGTGGCTCTACAAACATGCCAAAATGAGGCTGTGTTCCTGACTGGAGCTTCAAAAGATGtatgcggtggtggttgggtggcAGGTGGAGTGCAGTGCAGTGCAGTGTGAGTGCCCAAGAGGTGAAGTTGAAAGCAGAGCAGTTGGAGCTAACGCAGGTTACCCAAAgccccctcttcttcgtccgATGTTGCGCTACGCTGCGTATCTTCCGGTACCCGTGATTCCTCCGAGTCGGCTCGGGCTGCCCTACCCTACCATGCCTACCCAATATCGAAGGGGAGGGCAGGGAAGGGTAGGGAACGGAGGTTTATTTTGAAACGATCGATGGAGCCAACGAGTGTCAACTATGGAGTCGTGGAAGCGCCGATATCTGTTCATGATACAGAGTATCGGAGACAGTTCTCGTCCCCATATGGTCACCGCCGACACGAGAGACATGGCAGGCCCTGTTCCCGTTTGGTGTAACGTCTTGACTTGGCCGTTCCCCAAATGAAGCTCGTGTTCTTCTGGTGTCGATAGGCAGAGGGCAATTCTGGCCCCAAGAATGCATATCGAAAGAGTGGGCCAATGGGGGGGTGGACACGCGCAATCCCGCAGGGCAGAGCCATCTGTGATTGGCCAATGGGCGTCGGgggtgctgaagaagagccAACCCTCTGTGGGAAGCGAGATTGCAGAACAGGCTCAGGCTTGATGCCCACCGCCAGCGCTGGGCTGTTTCTTCAACGGCCAGCAGCAATTTTAATTACTGACGGGAGGATCCTATATCCACGTCGGCGCCCTTGCTTGGTGTTTATTGCCCTTTCCgatctctctctttttctttttttcttcttttttcccctcctctttGCAGTCCAGTACAGTCCCAGGAGCACCAGATCCCGCCCCAAACACAGGACAGCGACACACCCAACACAACGCAGCGCGGAAGCCCCCCATGGAGGAGATTGCCAGGAGAGGACAACGAACCTAAGAAAAGGTGTCGACACAAACTCACGATGGAATGATAGCGACCATGACTATGACAAGTCAACTGCACCGAATCACGCAGCACCACATCCATTACGAGCTGCGGCAATCCAACGCAGCACCGCCAACCCATCGAATACGGGATTCCTCCTGCTAGGGCCCTGCCAGGCGAACACCAATACGGGTCCCGTACCGACTACCGATCACCGAGACACGCCCAACACTCCTTTTTGGGCAACGAATAGCTGCCGTCACTCGTTTTTTCCCACTTTTTTCCCAGTTGCGCTGCCTACGCAAGCGCCATGACTAACCACAACCAAGCCGCTGGTGGCCCCGGGTCTTCACTCTTTCAGGCCCGCCGCACCCGCCACGATCACGCTCACAGCAACCActctcccatcctcctcaaccatcacaaccagcaccgacacctgcaccgggagttCTCTCAATCGCTCGagaacccccaacaaccacaaccgaACCACCACGCTCGTTCCCCCTCCGATGCGAAACTGCAGCCGCGCCAGGTCGTTGTCGTCCAAACTGTTTCTGTCGTTCAATACGTCGATGCTACAGGCGCACTCGTTAGCCTTTCGACCCTTCGCTCGGATCCCGTCGCACCGTCGCCCATAGACACCCTCCCGGCAGCCGTCACTGCTGGCCTCACCACGCCCGACGACCTATTGCCCAGCGTGTCTCTCCCCGACCCGACGCTCGATCCCAGCCAGGATGGCACGCCGACGCCCACGCCTCCGGCCGTGACCGAGCCCGAGTTCTCATCTTCCTTCCAGTCAACGTCCGTCGAGACGCTGACGTCCACTCCTTCTGGCATAACGCCACCATTTCCCATATTGTCCTCGGGGAACTTCAACTCCTCGTCTAGTGCGTCTTGGATCTTTGCTCCTGTCCATGTTGACCTCAACTAACACCATGACCAGCGCGCCTACCGCCCACAATCTTTACAAACAGCACACTACCAGCGCTCTTTTCAAACTCCACCAGGACCTCGACGTCCTTCTTTCGTTCAAcaacttcatcttcttcttttaCCAAGAGCAGCACCAGCTCGCGCACTCGACTGACTTCGACCACAACCTCGTCTGCCCCAACAGTAGTGATCAACGGGTTCGGCGATGATGCCGGCGGCGTAAGAGGCATCCCGGCACCGCAACCTACGGCCGACGACACTGGGTCTGATCCTGGCCCTGGACTGACCCCCGAGGCCAGAAACGCCGTGGTCGGTGGAGTGGTGGGCAGTGTTGCTGGTATCGCCATTGTGGCTTTGGTCTTGATGTTTTTCCTCAAGTGGAGGAAACAGCAGGGGCGAGGAATCATGCTGCTTGGGGATGGAGACAGCACAATTCGCGGCAGAGGTCTCGGATCCGGTCCATCATCTGGGCCCAGCGGAGGCGCAGGAAGAATGTCGCAGATCAGGTTCCCATTCGCCGTTCCATCCGCACTTGCCAAGCTAAACGGAAACCGAGCCATCGAGGCGCCACCGGCCGAACCACAAGAGAAGGGATTTTATCGCGTTTCTGGGAGGAAGTTGGTATCCGTCTTGGAGTcggggggggatggatggtcCGATCCGGATCCCCGCAACAGCATCGGCACGTCTTACTACAGGGACTCACAGGCCTTCCTCGAAAGTTCGAACCTCCCTCCTTTGCAACTAGGCTCACCGATGCGACCCGAAAGCGGTGTTATCGTTTACCACGACGGCCCAGCACGAACGCCAATTGAGGAGCACTCGCCTATGCCGGGCGGTCAACGTCGTTCCGCATTTCCCAATCTGCTCCAGGTCCAGGATCCCGTCGGTCGAAGTATCAACGTACAACACGCCGGATCTCGCGTCTCACAATCTCGATTCACCGAAGATTCATAGCGTCTGAAAACAATAGCGCCTGAAAGCATAGCGTCTGAAAGCACCTGCGCTCATCTACAGCGTAACACTTGTACATGCCCGCACACACCTACACCTATTCAATAATGCCTGGGTTTACCACTGGCGTCAGAGGGTTTGAGAGACAATACtcatatttttttttctttctagAAGAGCGAGTTATCTTTGGCTTGTTAGTCTAGCCCCATTTTTCGATACCTTTTTGCTTGTCATCTTTTTGGATATACCAGAAACTATTTTTTGCGATTTTCCGGTCAGACACAGACAGCCGCAGGACCTCTTTTTGCATGGATATACATTATTTGGGATGCGAGGTCTTGGGGGGCTGTGGGGTGCTGGTTTTGGAAATGTATTGGTTGCTTTTGTTTGGCTCGACTGGGAAGATGGAAATCAACTAGTCGCGTGGAACAGAAGAtttttggacttggaggGTTATAAAAGAGATCGAAGAAGGAGAGCAAGCAGATGCGTACGGGGGGTCTtttatgtgtgtgtgtgtgtgtggaaAACTTTTTTGTTGTATATATTGGGGCCTTTTTTATTTTGGCATGTTATTTGAATGTAGATGTTGAATGTGTTTACTTGTGGTGTCTTATGTCTAACTGGGGATTGAGCTTACTTACGTACACTTCCTCAATACTGCCACGCTTGTGGAAACATATACAATTGCAACTTGGACAATCGCAATTCAAGTTTCTAGCTTCAAACAGACAAGCAAGGCCGGCGCTTGAGTCTTGAAACTGGCCAAGACTTGCCCTTCCAATAGGTATCTGTAGTGCAAACACCCATCGTTGTTCTCAGATAGATAAAACCAGTATCATACCTACTCTCAACCTGCCAGAGGTGTAACTTTGTTCTACCTGGCAGCTTATTTTCTACCAAGACAGTTTCTTGAAAGATGTTGGAAAACGTGCTTGACGAGCTTCCAAATCCCAGCCGTGACAAGTAACCATTATCCTGCCACAAAATCACTCTACAACTCTCAAAATACGCACCAAGAAAAAGATACAAACAACACTTGAAAATCAAAGCTTAGACAAGGTCCAATCGTCACACAAAGTCACCTCAACCAAAGCACAGATAAAAGAAACAAACATCATGTATCAcacctccaccccatcctATCTCAACTAGCTTGCTATACAAACGTTTCCTCTACCTATACAACTCCCCCCTGCCTCTTTCATCAGAATAAAACCTATCCCACTCCCCTGAATAATATCCACCTCCCCTACTCTAACCGTCATGATATCCATGACCACCCCGTCTAACACTGCCTCTTAACCCCACTaaacatctcctccgccgccctccaCATACTACTCGTATCTTCATTCCCATCAGCCCCATCCCCACGGTCCCTATCCCTATGCCTGGGTGATACAGGCGGAGGCGGAAAAGGCAAGATCTCCGCAGGATACTCCTCATCCATATCATACGGACTCCCCGCACTACTCCTACTGTTCTCAATACTAGCAATAGCACTGCTCGCCTCCCTCGGCAAACCTCTAAACCTTCTCTTCATCCTTTCCGTAAAactttcctctcctccttgtctTTGCTCAACCTGCTGCAGTTCTAAAGATGGCATCGGGCTGAGAGAAGGACTGTGGACGGGTTTCTTCTGTCCGTTCCCACTGGGGTGAAGAGACAGGGTGTTTTGTTCCGGTTGTAGATACTGACGCTGTTGCTCCGGCGCCTCAATAACAACCGCCGGCTGGTTATACCcactcaccacctcccccttctgttcccaacccccaacctcatcataCCCCCCCGTATAACACTCCTCCATAAAATCatccaccccatccaacacccctactccctccccctcaccacccacctccctgGCCCTCGCCCGTTCCCTAACCCTCTCAAACatcccaaccctctcctccgccttctccgccctccccttccacatATCCCTCTCCatttccacctccctcaacctctccctcaacctctcgcACTCCTCCCCGACATCCGCCTTGacaaccaactccctcgTCAACTGCATAATCTGCCCCGACTTTTCCACCAACTGCATCTGCAAACTGCGAATCTGAGCCTCCAGAGCAATCGTCTGCGATTTTTGCCGGCCGGCACTccgctcctcttcttcctgctgtTGCTCAGGAAACCCTGGATGGTCACCAAAACTCGAAGCTCTAGAAGGTGCAGACCACTTCTCCTTGACTGTGACGTGTGAGTCATCATCGTTTCTCGTAGTCCGGGAAAAGCTGACACGATGCTTAGGTGTAGTAACCTCTGAACTCGGCCTACGAGCTGCCTCCCGCTCAGGAGGAGCCGgtgtcaccaccatctcctcatccacccccttttccgcacccgcaacaaccccagtagccttcgccttctccatcgcagcctcaagctcatcgctaccctcccccacaacccccggcatcttctcaacctcaaccggactcctcaacctccccggACTCGCCCCCCAAACAGCCGCAGCCTCCACACTCCCCTtcgacctcctcaccggcACAACAGGCGGCACCAACGTCCgtcccctctccaccacctcccctggCATACTCTCAGACTTCCTCATCTCAATCTGCTTAACCGGACaagctggcggcggcggcttcaACGGCGACATCGACTTCGACGGCgaaacccccttcctcggcgAAGGGTTAACCGTATACTGCGCCAACACCCCACTCGGCTTCAAATCAAGGCTTCCCCCCCCAACCTTCTGCATAGGCGACGGCACAAACGCCTCCTCTTTGCTCGCGCTCTCAAAcatcgccgccatggcctTGACCGCGCTGCCGACTGACGTGACCGGTCTCAGGTAATGCTGCACCGTGGTACCAGGGGTAGCAGTGACAGGAGTAGTAGACTCGACGATCGTCGTTGCCCGCTTGTCAGGGCTCTGCTGCGGTGTCTTGGGTAGAGGAGACGACTTCTTGCGTGCATTGTCCAGCCTCGAGAGTCTCTTCTCCCTAATATCACCACTACTCGTCGTGCTGATGAccttatcatcatcatgcgAAGTGGTGCTCATGGATGTCCTAGTTTGCGacgacctcctctcctttccGATCTGCTGCCTTCTCTCCCCGGCGGTGGGAGATCCTCCGGGCTGCTCTGACGACCCAAGAGACTTGCGCGAGCGAAAGGGTATGAATCGTGGACTTGTCGGTTGAGCAGAGGGACTCTCAGTATCCGTTGAAGCACCCCGATGCCTTGATCGCCAGGCAGCAAGCCTGGACCGTTTCTGTCCAGAGACATCGCTCCGCGGTAAATCATCTCGCAGACCCTTATTTTCCACCCGAGCTGGCGAAGACACAGTAAAGGACCCCGGAACGACTATCGGTCTTGCAGTATCTTGAGATGATCCTCTTTGGTGGTCCTCGGAACTCCGGTCCCTGCTCCGAGCACTGCTGAAGGAACCAGATGGTCTTTTTACTCGACAACCCTTATTTTTGGTACGTTGAAGTCCTCCTGTATTTTCTGTATTCATCTCTGCCATATCCTTAAACTGGTCATCATTGTCTGCTCGTTTGTTCAAACTCAGCTGACTCAAccgcttcttctccgctCTCATGCTTCCCGCCACGTCGTTCTTAAATCGGATGGAATCTGCGGAGATCACAAGTCGACGTCTGGCcgtcggagtcggagaggcaggagagggCCCTCTCGGCATCTCGGGGACGTTCATGCTGATGTTGTCTGGAGTGGGATAACGAGTACCTGCTGTTCCGGCGCCGGTTGACGAGCTCGTCAGCACTGATTCTCCTGGAGCCCAAGGTGGGGGTCGTTggcgaagagagagaggctcCTCCATGGCTGCATACTGAACGGTTTCCAAAGGAGCGGGAGGGTATCCATACATCTGCTCACCAGCGGCATCGTGGTAATTCTGATTATGGTGATGGCCCGTCGGGGATGTTGCTTCCGGGTCCGCGAGCGATGGCTCCTCAGCAGTGGGCGACAACAACGGCATGGAGGCCATCGCGCCAACTCGATGTTGGGACGAAGAGCGAGCATTCCCAGTCCTTGGCCGTTGCCGCTGCACCGAAAGTGAAGACCGGCTCATCCCGAGTCGTCCCGGCCCTCCACCGGATGCTCGTCCTTCCGCCTAGTTAGCCAACCGTCCCGAGTCTAGCAGCCATCCGGAGGAAGTAGACTTACTAGCGTCAGGAGTAGGACTAGGCGGAATAGGtgatcctccttcttcggaTTGCCTCGAGTGACGATTTCTCAACCCGCTCCCCCATTCCGCAGGCTTTCTCACCACAAACGACTCAGACGCAGAAGGTCTGAGCCCACCAGCCTTGTCCTGCAGAGACTCCTGCTGCCGGTAGTGATGCCGAGCATGCTGCTCCGAGATTGCCGTCGGGCTGGACTTGAGCACGTCCAGGTTCTTCATATGCTTGACAACCTCCCGCCAGTGCACAATCAGCATCTCAGCAATGCTGTTCGCAACATGTATCTTGTCAACAGACAACGCCCCTCGCCGCGAATGAGTAGCCTCCGTATCTGTGGACGTTTTacacttcctcctctctcgtCTGGCAGCAGGTGGCGTAACAGGAAACAACACCAGCCCCTGATTTGGATTTGCAATCCTCATCGTATATCCATGAATCAAatcccccaccaacaacggccCAAACACAATCCCCAAAGCATTATACCCCATCAAATCCGCCGTAGGCAGCGGCCGTCCCAGTTCATCCTCCCTGGGAGTCTTCTCCGCCGTCCTCCCAATCAAACACAGCAACCCAAACACGGCACAAATCAACTCCCTCCGGAACTGCGACTTGACCGTGCCAATAGCAAGCGCaatcaacctcgccctcaactTCGTCTGCTTCGTCCTCGGAAACTCGGGATCCCCCTTCAGCTGACTGTGAATAGCCACCAAGGCATCAAACAAGGCCAAACTCCCCAATATCCCCCCCGGCAGTCCCGCCAGCAACCGTTTAAACGTCGAGGCCACATCGTGCGTCCCAACCTTGATATGACTCGGCAGATTCGGACACCGAATCGTACTCGCAATCTCGTCCTTGTCCCCCTCGGCACAGCAATAATACTCATACAGCGcattcaccaccctcaccgatCCCGGAATGCGAAACACCCCCTGAGTATCTGCCGCATGCTGAACCAGATATTGCGCCGTCGCCCGAAAGCACGTCGGCAGCACCAGCGATCCCGCCGCATACTCGCTCGGCAGATACAAGAAGCTCTTCCCGCACAGCCTCACCAAGCTCTGCAGGTCCTCATCCTTGAGCGaatccctcctcatcatcaccccatTCACCAAATGCATGGCCAAATCACTCACGCTCCTCTTATGcttcaccatcttcttccccttttgatcctcccccccttccgccCCCGTCGTAGTCATCGACCGCCCACTCAAACTCGCAACCCCACTCCCACCCGAGACCTGCCTCCCCAGAAATGTCCTCGAAAACCAACTCCTCTTTGAACAATGTCGATtattctcctgctgctgcaaagGCGACCTATCCGGCTGTTGCCCTTGTcagcccccctcctcacccaacaacaacaacaacaatcaccGAGAAACAAACCTACCGACTCttgccctccccccccaccctcaaccaccacaatccCCCTAACCCCATACTTCGCCGCCAACCGGTTATACTCCCCCACAAACTCGCTCCTATCCCCCACCTCATCCGTATcgctcaacccccccaaatccccgCTCGAGCTCGTCCACGTCGCACTGCTAtcattccctcctccccttccaccaccaaaagtCGCCGAGTGCGGAAGCGGTAGCTGTAACCTTCTAGGTCCTATCCCAGGTCCAAACCCACCGCCAACCGGTGAACTCTGAAAGTTGCCCCCACTGCTGAACGACCGTCCTCCCGCGAGATTGGATGGCTGGTGGGTTTCGAGAGAGGCAtacctcgacgacgacagtGACGGCCCCGCCTCGTCAATATCTGATAAAGGTTcgtgggtgttgttgtcatcctcctcctcctgatcAAGCGACTCGCTCGACCAGGTCCGTTCCATCCGAGCGCGTCGACCTTCGTCCCCatggcgaggaggcggagaagaaccGCCGAACCGGAgggtttgttgatgctgctgctgccgctgctgctgttgctgcatCATCTCGTTTGTTGTATCCAGTAAAAGACAAGGGAAATAGCAAACAATCGAATCGAAGGGAGGAAGAGCGCAGGATAAAAGTATTATTCaacacacacagacacacagacacacacacacacacacacacacatacacacacacgaGAAAGATGAACAGACCCCAAAAGCAGGATTGTCTTCAGCAAACGGTCTGTCTTTCCCCCCATGCTTCCAAccaaaggaaagaaagagattGCGTCAAGGTCAAAATTAGAAAGAAGACCTGACGGTGTGCATTATCCCCTTGTGCAGGCAGGTAGGTGCATCTGCAAGCTGCTGCAACAACAaagaggcaggcaggcaggtaTCTAGCAACGCTAGTGTGTCAGTTACCTTAGGCTTCTCCCCTCTGCTGCTTCCCGTTTTGCATGTTtgacttccaggttgttcaGTTCAGGCAGGAGGAATTGGATGCCCCTTCCAACAAACGGAAGGAGGGACCGTGGGCGAGTAAAgtgtggctggtgggaaAGCTTCAAAGGGTCAAGGGGAATAGACACCACGTAAAACATATCACAAATCTCTTCAATTAAGAAActgagagtgagagagagagagagagagaaagaaagagagagagagacagagggagggagggggagagagtCAGAGTCagagagaaacaaaaagTCTATACCGTGGGGTAAAAAATAGAACAGAATATGCAACCATGGTATTCCTTGTCCACATCCGGCCCGTGACGCCATGCAAATGCAAATCAAAATAAATCGGAGTCAAGCATAACCCAAGAGGCCTGGTGAGGGACACAGGGTAGATACTGGTCCCCGTTCCAAATATTATCATGCCCATGCCGCCCCCCGACCTAATTCCCCCGAatgtcgtcgtcctcctcgccatagAGCAAAACATACTTTAGAATGTCCGATAGTGAAATGATGCCCTTGAGACGGTTATCGTCATCCACCACAATCAACCGATGCACCCGTGACTTCCGAATTGTGTCAAAGATGGCATCCAGCCGGTCATCCTCATTGCACGTGTAGATGCCACCGAATTCTTCGGCCCGTCTGGACAGCGCCTCGCCCACCGTGGCGCTCAGCTCGTCGTAGGCGCCACCCTTGATGCAGGGTATCACATCGACCGCCTCAAACAGGTTCAGAACCCTGTTGTCCTTATCGATGATGGGCACCGCCGAGATGTTGTACTTGACCATGAGGTGAATAACGTCGAGAACCGAACTGCCCATGGTGGCCGTCGCCAGGTCCTTGTAGGTGCCCAGCCCAAGCTCTCGGACGGGCTTTTTCAGCAACATGGTGTACTGTTCGTTGTTGACGGCGATGAACTTGAGGATGCGATACTGCGTGATGACGCTGACAACCATCTCCCTTCCCGTCTCGTCGTCCCGATCTACCAATGGGATCCTCCTGGCTCTCGTTTTGAGCATGCGCCGACATGCCTCATACAAGGGGCGCATAGGATGGACCGACACCGTTTCGAGCGGCAGCACGCCAATTGCCCTTTCAATGTCTGCCGCCTTCATTTTAGCCTCCGTCTCTCCTAGAAAACCTCCTTTGCGGCGGCCACCTACCTCGAAGACTGCTCAGGCGGAACTGATCGATGTGCGCAATCTCGTCAGGGAACTGGCAGTAGTACTGAATGACATTGATAAAGTCGGTGCTCGTCAGCAGGCCGGCAAAGGCTGAATTCTGCGAATCCCAGAGCGGCGCTGACACGATGCCTGCATGTTCAACCCGGAGTCAGTACGTCATGGGGTAGCAGAGGGCGTCAAGGAGGGGTCCGCGAACCGTTTTGTATGAGAATGTTCAAGCTCTTCTTGATGAGCAGGTTGTTATCGAGCACAACCAAACGGAAGGACAGAGGCAAGACATCGTAACTCGTCCGGACCTTGAGGAACTCGCGCACCCCTCTCTGTTTGTCCAAAACCACGCGTTAGCTTCCATGTCGAGGCCATCAGGGTCTGCTGCAGCCCATGGCCGGAACCCCGCATCAGCAGCAGTTGCATTGCGAGGTTGGGAGCGCAGGGAGACAGCGGGGTTCGTTCCCAGCCAGGCGGGTTGGGCGCGTGGCCATTCGGAAcgtggggaggatgggtcgATGGATGTTTGAACATGTGTGCCAGGGAGGCCGGGCTGTCTATGTATGTATATACATGTATTTCATGTGTGTATCATGTGTGTGTCTGGGTGCGCGTGGATGGGAAGGGCGCGGGGGTTGACGGCTGGGCAAGGGGGGGCACGATGGGTGTTAGATAGATAAATGCTCACCAGACCCTGCATCTGCTCCTTGTCCAGCGGACCTGAGGCTCTATTATCCGACATTGTGCGACTGATGGGCTTTGGACGCAAGTAGGAGGACGGGGCCGCGACAAAGGGGAGCTCGTGACCATGTCGCAGCGGCAGCGGGCCACTGGAATTGGTTCCAGCCGcagaggttgtggtgggagaggaggcaacAGGAGCACTGCCCTCGGTGGCAGGTCCAGGATGTGCCTTTTCGGCGGGCGTACGAGTGTCGTCTTCCATTATCGTGATGGTGGAACGTGGCCGCACATAGGGAGGGACTCTGCTGTTCCGCGGCCGGTGCGCTTCGCCAGGCGCAAAAAAAGGAAACTTGTCTCTTGGGTCCAAGTTCCAGACAGAGCAAGCTTCCTTTGCGGTGGaaagtgttgttgtgttgccGCCCAGCGGGACCGAGGACCGGAGGTAGTCGAGAAGGGGCAGAccaggagggagggagaaagagagaacaAAGGGAGCTGCAGCCACTCTCTGTCCAGATGCTCGCTAGGCCAGGAACAAGACCTCTCTTGTCTGGAAACTTGTGATACAACGGGGCGGGCACTTGGAGAGTTTTATCGGGCAACAGTTCCAGAGCTGCTTGGCTCTGCTTTGCCCGATAAGAAATAATAAGGTGCGACGCTATACCGCTGGATACCTGCGATTAGTGCATGTGGATGCCGATTCGTCCTGTGGCTTGGGGCTGTGGCTCCGGCACGCCATTTCGATATGTCATGGCTTGGTTCAAAGAGCCACAACCTCATGGCACTGCGCTGCTGATTACCAGAGTGAGATGTCATATTTTCATGTCTACACAGTGTTGTCAAGTGATCTAATTCCATGGTCTGGATGAAGCTCCTCTGGTTCAACCACTGACAGTTCCCTATCTCGAGATGCACAAGGTGGGGCACACCAAGGATTGTGATACAAAATCAAGCAGGTTATAAGTCGTCAAAAAGCTGTATGTGCTAGTTAATCCATCCGTCTTGGTCGATTTCAATACGCTGTCACAGAGTCCAAATCTGAAAATGTTCAAAatgtgatggtgatgagtcTCGGGATTAGAGGAACGGAACTTTTTGCCCCGCCATTCCCAAGCATGACTTCATTGCCTGTGGCCTTCATCCTTCCCACCTTGGGCACGGCAACATATAGCCTTCTTGGAGGATTGCGGTGCCTTATGGGATGAACCTTGGAGTATTTGCAGGTTTCATGGTGTACTCATCCCACAACAGCGTCCGAAATATTGGACTCTATTTTATGCGCGTAGAGTTTTCTGGATGGCCATCAAAGATCACCGCAGGATGCTCTGAAACAAGTatgccgaagccgaagatcGGGGCCGTTCACAGATGCATACCTAGATTGCAGGTGCTCCATGGATATGCGCCACAACCGCTGTAAATTGTGTCTTGTAATTGATGCTCCCTGAGCCATATGCCACTCTTGTGCTCCTAGAGTAGCAGCCTTCTATGTCCTACAATATCTGCTTGGCCATTGGCTAGACAGTCCAATTTTTGATATGGAGTCGATTTCATCTCTGGGGAAGCGAGCCGAACTCTCCACACTTGCCAAGTGGAACAAGGCCTGATAAGCCAATGTTTAGATGTTGACGTAGGTAATCCATCCCCAACGGTCGTCTCGGAGTGAGGCTGTCAGGAGAGGGCAGACATGTTCGTCTGGAAGGgcgggaggcggggaggtggtggtcggtgaaggtggtgagcCTGACGTGCCTGACCGGCAACacgttgttgttcttgagctGTCACAGCTTCCAGGGCTCTGTCGCCAACTCATGTTGGGTGAGTgggttgccgttgccgagcTGCAGGGTACAAAGGTACAACATCAAGCAGCGCACAGGCCACAGCGACCCCAGAAGCTGCGTTGGACAAGGCAGCGTCGATTCGATGACACTGGAAGCAGAGCGCCTCccattgtgtgtgtgtgcgtgtgccGTGCGATTCCCTGGTGATCCAGGtcccccaaacaacaaacaacatcGGCCTCGGCAGCCCAACGCCTGCCAACTCAACCTGACCGCTAGGTACTGGCCGCCACTGTGAACCCCATCAAACTCCCCATTCGAGGGCCATGTTTCTTTGATatcttt
Encoded proteins:
- the SNF4 gene encoding AMP-activated serine/threonine-protein kinase regulatory subunit (BUSCO:EOG0926374A; COG:C; EggNog:ENOG503NXN4), whose protein sequence is MEDDTRTPAEKAHPGPATEGSAPVASSPTTTSAAGTNSSGPLPLRHGHELPFVAAPSSYLRPKPISRTMSDNRASGPLDKEQMQGLRGVREFLKVRTSYDVLPLSFRLVVLDNNLLIKKSLNILIQNGIVSAPLWDSQNSAFAGLLTSTDFINVIQYYCQFPDEIAHIDQFRLSSLRDIERAIGVLPLETVSVHPMRPLYEACRRMLKTRARRIPLVDRDDETGREMVVSVITQYRILKFIAVNNEQYTMLLKKPVRELGLGTYKDLATATMGSSVLDVIHLMVKYNISAVPIIDKDNRVLNLFEAVDVIPCIKGGAYDELSATVGEALSRRAEEFGGIYTCNEDDRLDAIFDTIRKSRVHRLIVVDDDNRLKGIISLSDILKYVLLYGEEDDDIRGN